In the genome of Dioscorea cayenensis subsp. rotundata cultivar TDr96_F1 chromosome 1, TDr96_F1_v2_PseudoChromosome.rev07_lg8_w22 25.fasta, whole genome shotgun sequence, one region contains:
- the LOC120253410 gene encoding LOW QUALITY PROTEIN: acetyl-coenzyme A carboxylase carboxyl transferase subunit alpha, chloroplastic-like (The sequence of the model RefSeq protein was modified relative to this genomic sequence to represent the inferred CDS: deleted 1 base in 1 codon): MNSSSVSVSWRGEGCSFVSGSCIHFRKDFNGADFQQCLLKGTNRIWLKQLEESRVRHANRLHINARIKKGQKHEYPWLNDIDPNLESGHLRYLSHFKSLTEKPKPVTLSFEKPLVDLEKKIIDVRKMANETGLDFSGQISLLESKYQQALKDLYTHLTPIQRLNIARHPNRLTFLDHVLNITDKWVELHGDRAGYDDPSIVTGIGSIDGRKSYMFIGHQEGRNMKENIQRNFGMPTPHGYRKALRMMRYADHHGFPIITFIDTPGAFADLKSEELGQGEAIAHNLREMFGLKVPIVAIVIGEGGSGGALAIGCANKLFMLENAVFFVASPEACAAILWKTSQAAPKDSDPKITAAELCKIKIADGVIPVIHREPLGWCTGDPSWTSKQIKATISKAMEELGQMDVDALLNHRHLKFRALGGFLEGAVVEPERKRNMKKKEADISKVTADIEVKIGNLKKAAIEAKGKSLGPTIHDEAIEKLRQDVDKEITNAFIAMGLQEKLEAVKMELFKFSSNAKDQTFNPVLKEKVDWLVQEFNLNLSRPGSFLGLKAESLRHCRELAGWWTQEEEGRHTKEGDQQRNLEVGVKERWKALKLAQQRFDSGESWVRISLRR, encoded by the exons ATGAATTCTTCATCTGTTTCAGTTAGCTGGAGAGGAGAGGGTTGTAGCTTTGTGTCTGGATCTTGTATTCATTTCAGAAAAGATTTTAATGGGGCTGATTTTCAACAATGTCTACTGAAAGGAACCAATAGAATTTGGTTAAAGCAATTGGAAGAGTCCAGGGTTAGGCATGCAAATAGACTTCATATCAATGCCAGGATCAAAAAAGGGCAGAAACATGAGTATCCATGGCTAAATGATATTGATCCAAATTTGGAAAGTGGGCATTTGAGATACTTATCTCATTTCAAGTCTCTTACCGAGAAGCCAAAACCGGTGACCCTTTCGTTTGAGAAGCCATTGGTTGATCTAGAGAAAAAGATCATTGAT GTTCGCAAAATGGCTAATGAGACTGGTCTGGACTTCAGTGGTCAAATTAGTTTATTGGAAAGCAAGTATCAGCAG GCCCTTAAAGATCTATACACCCACCTAACTCCAATTCAGCGCTTAAATATCGCTCGACATCCCAACAGGCTGACATTTCTTGACCATGTTTTGAATATCACTGATAAG TGGGTGGAGCTCCATGGAGATCGTGCAGGTTATGATGATCCTTCCATTGTTACTGGTATTGGTAGTATCGATGGA CGAAAGTCATACATGTTTATAGGTCACCAGGAAGGCAGAAACATGAAAGAGAATATTCAACGAAATTTTGGGATGCCAACACCACATGG TTATCGAAAGGCTTTGCGGATGATGAGATATGCTGATCACCATGGGTTTCCCATAATCACTTTTATTGACACACCTGGTGCATTTGCCGATCTCAAATCTGAAGAGCTTGGTCAA GGAGAGGCAATAGCTCACAATTTGAGGGAAATGTTTGGTCTAAAGGTTCCAATTGTGGCGATTGTTATTGGTGAAGGTGGATCTGGCGGTGCTCTTGCAATTGGCTGTGCAAACAAATTGTTCATGTTGGAGAATGCTGTCTTCTTTGTTGCAAG TCCAGAAGCATGTGCTGCCATTTTGTGGAAGACTTCCCAGGCAGCTCCTAAG GACAGTGACCCGAAGATCACAGCAGCGGAACTATGTAAGATCAAAATTGCAGATGGAGTTATTCCAGTAA TTCACAGGGAACCACTAGGGTGGTGCACTGGCGATCCATCTTGGACTTCGAAACAAATAAAGGCTACGATCTCAAAGGCAATGGAG GAGCTTGGACAAATGGATGTCGATGCTTTACTTAATCATAGACATCTTAAGTTCCGTGCACTTGGGGGGTTCCTTGAAGGTGCTGTGGTGGAACCAGAGAGGAAGCGtaacatgaagaagaaggaagctgACATTTCTAAAGTTACTGCTGACATAGAAGTGAAAATTGGGAACCTCAAGAAGGCAGCAATTGAGGCCAAGGGTAAATCTCTAGGTCCTACTATACACGATGAGGCTATAGAGAAGCTAAGACAAGATGTCGATAAGGAAATCACCAATGCTTTCATTGCAATGGGCCTGCAAGAGAAGCTGGAGGCTGTCAAGATGGAGCTCTTCAAATTCTCCTCAAACGCAAAGGATCAGACCTTTAATCCTGTATTGAAAGAAAAGGTTGATTGGCTAGTTCAAGAGTTCAACCTCAATCTTTCCCGCCCAGGATCATTCCTTGGTTTAAAAGCGGAAAGCTTGAGACATTGTCGGGAGTTGGCGGGTTGGTGGACCCAGGAGGAAGAAGGGCGACACACTAAAGAAGGTGATCAACAAAGAAACTTAGAGGTCGGGGTAAAAGAAAGATGGAAAGCATTGAAATTGGCGCAACAGAGGTTTGACAGCGGTGAAAGCTGGGTGAGGATTTCATTAAGGAGGTGA